In one Alnus glutinosa chromosome 12, dhAlnGlut1.1, whole genome shotgun sequence genomic region, the following are encoded:
- the LOC133851940 gene encoding serine/arginine-rich splicing factor SR45a, with translation MADSPRKRYSRSPSPIRAQSRSRSRSRPRSRSRSWSRPRSRSRSRSWSRPRPRSQSRGRGRSRSRSHGRSEVVNPGDTLYVTGLSQRVTERDLEEHFSKEGKVASCFLVVEPRTRISRGFAFVTMENSEDANRCVKYLNQSVLEGRYITVEKSRRKRARTPTPGHYLGLKNTRDYGPRGGDRGGDRGGDRGRYRGREDYGYRRSPRRSPYRGGRDYSPRHSPPHGGRTRRDRSRSVPYSPSPERKYARGSR, from the exons ATG GCCGATTCTCCTCGCAAAAG GTATTCACGGTCCCCTTCCCCTATTAGAGCTCAGTCCAGGTCCCGATCTAGATCTAGACCTAGATCCAGATCCAGGTCTTGGTCTAGACCTAGGTCTAGGTCCAGATCTAGATCCTGGTCCAGGCCAAGGCCCAGATCCCAGTCCAGAGGTCGTGGCAG GTCAAGATCCAGAAGTCATGGCAG GTCTGAGGTTGTAAACCCTGGGGATACCCTTTATGTAACTGGTCTCTCCCAAAGGGTCACAGAGAGGGACCTTGAAGAGCACTTCTCTAAGGAGGGAAAG GTAGCTTCCTGTTTCCTTGTGGTGGAGCCTCGTACGCGTATCTCACGTGGTTTTGCTTTTGTTACGATGGAAAATTCTGAGGATGCCAACCGTTGTGTTAAATATCTCAACCAATCAGTTCTCGAAGGTCGTTATATAACTGTAGAAAAG TCACGGAGGAAACGAGCGAGAACTCCTACACCAGGGCACTATCTTGGGCTGAAAAATACCAGAGACTATG GCCCTCGTGGCGGTGACCGTGGCGGTGACCGTGGTGGTGACCGTGGTAGGTATCGTGGACGTGAGGACTATGGGTATCGTAGATCTCCTAGGCGCTCACCATATCGAGGGGGTCGTGATTATTCTCCCAGACACTCACCACCCCATGGTGGAAGAACAAGA